The Chitinophaga pinensis DSM 2588 region AAAGAATCATTCTGGAAGCAAAACGTTTATTATTACATTCAAGTTTAAATGTCAATCAAATTGGATATAGATTAGGATTTGATGACCCATCCTATTTTGTAAAATACTTCAGAAGGCAAACAGGTTTTTCGCCAACTGATTTTCGCAAATCCATAATGTGACCTTATAACTTAAAATTACCAGCTCTTTTCAGTTATTTCCATTTTCAGGCATGCTATTAAAGCTCAAATTTGTAGTGTATACGCTGTTACACAATACCGGTGTTAATCTGGCTTAATGCCGGTTAATTTTAAAATTATTTCTTTAAAACTCATATTATGTCAAATGTAATTTCAACTGCTTATCAGGGAAAATTCAAAGCCACTACAGAAGCACCCCTGAATGACAACCCTATAACAGTAAATGCTGTTCAATTTTCTCCGGTAGATCTGTTAATCAGCGCCTATGGCAGCTGTTTATTAGGGACCATTGACTACGTAGCTCAAACGAAACTTTTTGAAGTAAACAATTCAAAAAGTGAAATTACCTATGAAATGAGTACGACAGGAAGTGGCGTTGGGAAAATTAATATCAAACTGTTCTTTAAAGATGATTATTCGGCAGAACAGCGGGAAGTAATTGAAAATGCAGCAAAGAAGCAATGTCATGTGGGTAATACGATTGATGCCAGAATTGAAAAAGAATTTCAATTTATCTACAGCCATAGCTAATTTAATTTCTACATGAGAATGTTGAGATTGAAATAATTGGTTTTTGCACCTTGAATGGCATACGGAGTACTTCCGTATGCCATTTGCTAATATAATTTTTACCAATGGAATATGATTACTTAATTATAGGTGGTGGATTAAGTGGCCTTACTTTAGCT contains the following coding sequences:
- a CDS encoding OsmC family protein; amino-acid sequence: MSNVISTAYQGKFKATTEAPLNDNPITVNAVQFSPVDLLISAYGSCLLGTIDYVAQTKLFEVNNSKSEITYEMSTTGSGVGKINIKLFFKDDYSAEQREVIENAAKKQCHVGNTIDARIEKEFQFIYSHS